AAAGAATTCAGCCTTTAACAACCTTCAATCATTTTTTGGTTACAGAATCCAATGAAGTGTTAATAAAAGTTTCTCAATCGCTTGGGTCGAAGAATAAAAAAGCGCGTGCGGCCAAAATTCTTCCGCCCATTTTTATGGGCGGCAGTTTTCGCTTTCACGGGTTGCGCTGACGTTTGCCAAGGCAGCTTCTGGCGAACATTGAGCACCTGGAAGAGTCGGTTCTGCGATGGATAAACAGCATTCGCAATGCCATAATCGCGTTTTATTTGTTACGGGGAAATCCTTGGAAAGCAGTCCCAGTTGGCCGCTTTCAACACCGCAGACCGACGACCAGTGACGTCTGGAAGCGGGTTGAAAGCGATGCCTCCATCCACACAACCCGCTCCTGCGCCAAGGCCTGAATCACGCCTTGCGCAGGCCCATGCACATCAAAAAGCCGTCTGTCATGCTCAATATTTTCACGCTCGCCAATGGCCGGCTGTTCCAGGAAGAAATCGAATCCCTGGAAGAACTCTCCAGGTTCCAGCCCATCTGGGTTGACCTGGAATCTCCTACCCTCGAAGAAAAACGCTGGATCAAGCAGTATTACGGCCTGTCGATTCCCGAAGATGCGATGGACGAGGACATTGAAGAGTCCGCGCGTTTTTACGAGGAAGACAACGGCGAGTTGCATATCCGCTCGGACTTCTTGATTGCCGATGAAGACGAGCCACGCACGGTGCGGGTGGCTTTCATCCTCAACCTGGTCAACGATGACCTGAAAAGCAAGGGTGTTTTATTCTCGATCCATGATGAAGACGTGCCGGTATTCAGGCTGCTGCGCATGCGTGCGCGCCGCGCGCCAGGCCTGATCGAGGACGCCAAGGAAGTGCTGCTCAAGCTGTTTGACGCCGACGCCGAATATTCCGCCGACACGCTCGAAGGCATTTATATCGATCTTGAAAAAGTCAGCACCAAGGTGCTGTCGGGCGATGTGACCGACGTGATGGCCGGCGAGGTGCTGGGCGCCATCGCCCGCCATGAAGACCTGAGCGGCCGCATCCGGCGCAATGTGATGGACACGCGGCGCGCCGTCAGCTTCATGATGCGCAGCAAGATGCTGAACGCCGAGCAGTTCGAGGAGGCACGCCAGATTCTGCGCGACATTGACTCGCTGGACTCGCACACGGCCTTCCTGTTTGACAAGATCAACTTTTTGATGGATGCCACGGTCGGCTTCATCAACATCAACCAGAACAAGATCATCAAGATTTTTTCGGTGGCCAGCGTTGCGCTGTTGCCGCCCACCCTGATTGCCAGCGTGTACGGCATGAACTTCAAGCTCATGCCCGAACTGGACTGGACGCTGGGTTATCCGTATGCGCTGGCCTTGATGATTGCCAGCGCCGTGGTGCCGATGTGGTATTTCAGGAAACGCGGCTGGCTGCAGTAGTCCGCACGGCCATTTCATGAACAAAAAATGGCTTTTACGCAGTATGGACGGGTGCAAGAAGCTATTTTTTTGATAGCAAATTCAGCAAATTCTCAATGATCAGGTGGGCATAGCGGCTGGCGACTGCCTCCACGAAACTAGGGAAATCCACATGCGCGCTGTCGTCGGCGCGGTCTGAAATGGTTCGCATGACGGCAAAGGGAACGCCGTAATCCATGCAGACCTGCGCAACGGCGGCGCCTTCCATCTCGACCGCCAGCACCGCATGGCCGGCGCCAGCCAGCAGGTCATGCAGGCTGCGTGATTCTTCAGCACTCGATACAAACCGGTCCCCGCTGGCGATCAGGCCCTGGTGAACGCAGGCGTCATGAAAGCCGTGGGTCGCCAGGCTTTCGTGCGCCAGCGCCTTGCTACTCGCCTCAAAGAGCAGTGCGCTCAGGGCTGCGTCGCAGTGAAACCGGGTTTTCCCGTACAGCGGCACTTCATAACGCGGAAACAGCGGCGAGGCATCGAGATCGTGCTGCACGAAATCGGTCGCGACCACCACATCGCCGACCTTCACGCCCTCGCCCAAGCCGCCCGCCACGCCAGTGAACACGATGCGGCGAACGCCAAAGCGCTCGATCAGCGCCGTGGTGGTGGTGGCCGCGGCAACCTTGCCGATCCTTGACAGGGCGAGCACCACGGGCTGGCCGTGCAGGCCTCCCAGCCAGAACTCGCGGCTCGCATGATGGACCTTGCGCGGCTTGTGCAGCAACTCGATGAGGCCGCGCTGCTCCTGCGGCAAGGCGCTGAGGATGGCAATGGGCGGTGCGAAAAGGTCGGAAGTCAATGGCATGGGTCGATTTTCGCCACAAAGCACGGCCCGAACCGGAGCCGCTCAAAAAATGGCGACCTGCGCCCCCCGAAAACCGTGCACGGGCTTAGCGCTTGTCGCGCAGTTCGCGGCGAAGAATCTTGCCGACCGGCGTCTTGGGCAGTTCGGTGCGGAACTCCACCACCTTGGGCTGCTTGTAGCCGGTGAGATTTTCCTTGCAATACGCACGTACCTGCGCTTCGGTCAGGTCGGGATTCTTCTTCACGATCACGAGCTTGACGGCTTCACCCGATTTTTCATCGAGCACACCGACGCAGGCGCATTCCATGACGCCGTCCAGTTTGGCAACGACGTCCTCGATCTCGTTGGGATAGACATTGAAACCGCTGACCAGGACCATGTCCTTCTTGCGGTCAATGATCTTGAAAAATCCGTTTTCATCCATGATGCCGACGTCGCCGGATTTGAAATAGCCGTCGGGGGTCATGACCTTGTCGGTCTCGTCAGGACGCTGCCAGTAGCCCGCCATGACCTGCGGTCCCTTGATAGCAATCTCGCCAGGCTGGCCAGGCGGCACTTCGTGGCCGTCGTCGTCAAGCAGCTTGAAATACGTTCCGGGAATCGGCACGCCGATGGTGCCGGTGAAAGCCTTGCTGTTGGTCGGGTTGCAGCTGGCCGATGGCGAGGTTTCCGACAGGCCGTAGCCTTCGCAAATCGGGCAGCCGGTTTTTTGCAGCCACAGCTTGGCCACGGCGCTTTGCACCGCCATGCCGCCGCCCAGCGAAATTTTCAGGTGCGACCAGTCCACCGTATTGAAGTCCGGGTGGTTGGCCAGCCCGTTGAACAGGGTGTTGACGGCCGGAAAGCTGTTGACCTTGTGCTTGGAAAGCTCCTTGAGCACCGCCGGAAGGTCACGCGGATTGGGGATCAAGATGTTTTTTCCGCCGGTCCGCATGCCCAGCATCATGTTCACCGTGAATGCAAAAATATGGTACAGCGGCAAGGCGCACACATAAGTAGGCTGCTCGCCCGCCGGCAGGCTGGCCATGGCCGGGCCGTTCCAGGCTTCGGACTGCAGCACGTTGGCAATCACGTTGCGGTGCAGCAGCACGGCGCCCTTGGAAACGCCGGTCGTGCCGCCGGTGTACTGCAGCACGGCAATGTCGTCGGGTTCGATAGCGGGCCGCTTGAGCGCGCCACGCGCGCCCTGCGCCAGGGCATCGTTAAAAGGCACCGCGCCCGGCAAGTTGAAGGGCGGCACCATCTTCTTGACGCTGCGCACCACGTAGTTGACGAGCATGCCCTTGAGCAGCCCCAACTGGTCGCCCATGGCGCACAGCACGATGTGCCTGACCGGCGTGTTGGCAAGGCACTGCTCCAGCGTGCAGGCAAAATTCTCGACGATCACGATGGCCTTGGCGCCTGAATCCTTGAGCTGGTGCTCAAGTTCGCGCGGGGTGTAAAGCGGGTTCACATTGACCACCACATAGCCGGCGCGCAAGATGGCCGCGACCGCCACCGGATACTGCGGCACATTGGGCATCATGATGGCAACACGGTCGCCCTTGGCCAGACCCAGGCCCTGCAGATAGGCGCCGAAAGCAACAGACAGGCTGTCGGTCTGGCCAAAAGTGATGTCCTTGCCCATGAAGCTGTAGGCGACGCGGTCGCGGTACTTCTTGAAGCTTTCTTCCATCAATGCGACCAGCGACGGATATTGCGAAGCATCAATGTCGGCCGGAACGCCTGCCGGATAAGCCTTTAGCCACGGGCGATCAGCAACCTCTGCGTTCATCAGTGCATTCATGCTCTTCGTCTCCATCACTTTTACTTGGCTTTCAGGGAATTTTCAGGGACAGCCGTTCTTCACGGCAATTGCGTTTTCCCCTAGGAATTCAAAATCACCAGAGGGGAAAAACCCTCTGGTTCAGCCACTTTTGGCGCCAACTGCGGCTGGCAAGCTTTATTTCCGGCCTATTCGATGGCCTTGCCCAAGTCCTCGATGACCTTCTTGGCATCGCCAAACACCATCATGGTCTTGTCCATGTAGAACAGTTCGTTGTCCAGCCCGGCATAGCCCGCGGCCATCGAGCGCTTGTTGACGATGACGGTCTTGGCCTTGTAGGCCTCCAGGATCGGCATGCCGTAGATCGCGCTGCCCTTGACGAGCGCCGCCGGGTTCACCACGTCGTTGGCGCCCAGGATGATGGCCACGTCGGCCTGGCCGAACTCGCCGTTGATGTCTTCCATCTCATGCACGAGGTCGTAAGGCACTTCGGCCTCGGCCAGCAGCACGTTCATGTGACCGGGCATGCGCCCTGCCACCGGGTGAATCGCGTATTTGACATTCACGCCCTTGTGGATCAGCTTTTCGGCCAGTTCGTTCACCGCATGCTGGGCGCGCGCCACGGCCAGGCCGTAGCCCGGCACGATGATGACGGTTTCGGCATTGCTCAGGATGTAGGCCGCATCATCGGCCGAGCCGGACTTGACCGGACGCTGCTCTTTCGAGCCGGTCGCGGCCGTGGTCGCTTCGCCGCCGAAGCCGCCCCCGATCACGTTGAAGAACGAGCGGTTCATCGCCTTGCACATGATGTAGGACAGGATGGCACCGGAAGAACCCACCAGCGAGCCGGCAATGATCAGCATCGAGTTGTTCAGCGAAAAGCCGATGCCCGCCGCCGCCCAGCCCGAGTAGCTGTTGAGCATGGACACCACCACCGGCATGTCAGCCCCGCCAATCGGGATGATGATCAGCACGCCCATGACGAACGACAGCGCCAGCATGGCGAAAAATGCCGTCCAGCTGCCAGTCAGCATGAAGGCCACGCCCAGCCCCAGCGTCAGCAAGCCCAGCACCAGGTTGATCTTGTGCTGACCGGGAAACGACACCGGCGCGCCCTGGAACAGGCGGAACTTGTACTTACCCGAGAGTTTGCCAAACGCAATCACCGAGCCGCTGAAGGTGATGGCGCCAATCGCCGCACCGAGGAACAGCTCCAGCCGGTTGCCCGCTGGAATCGGCTCGCCCTTGGCAACGATGCCGAAGGCGTAGGGCTCGGCCACGGCGGCCACGGCGATGAAGACGGCCGCCAGGCCGATCATGCTGTGCATGAAGGCCACCAGCTCGGGCATCTTGGTCATCTCCACGCGCCTGGCCATCATCGTGCCGGCAGCGCCGCCGACGAGCAGCGCACCCAGCACGTACACCATGCCGCCCGCATTGCTGCCAGCGGTCTCGACGATCAGCGCGCCGGTGGTCAGGATGGCAATCGCCATGCCGACCATGCCGAACAGGTTGCCACGCAGCGAGGTGGTCGGATGCGACAGGCCCTTGAGCGCCTGAATGAAGAAGACGGAAGCCACCAGGTACAGCAGCGTGACGATGTTCATGCTCATTTGGCGGCTCCTGCGTCAAGCGCGGCCACGGCAGGCGCCTTCTTTTCCTTCTTGCGGAACATCTCCAGCATCCGGCGCGTGACCAGGAAGCCACCAAAGACGTTGACCGCCGCCAGCGCCACGGCCAGCACGCCCATGGTTCGGCCCAGCGTGGTTTCGGTCAGCGCGGCAGCCAGCATGGCGCCGACGATGACGATGGCCGAAATGGCATTGGTCACCGCCATCAAGGGCGTGTGCAGCGCGGGCGTGACGGTCCAGACGACGTGGTAGCCGACGTAGATGGCCAGTACAAAAATGATCAGGTTGATGATGGTGTGCGAAACGGGATCCATGGTCTTCTCCTTCCGGGTAAGGGGGTTTTCGAGGCTTGAACGGGGGCGTGGCGAGCGGGACCGCTGGTCCCGGGCCGGCGCTTATTTGCGCTTGACTTCGCCGCCCTGGGTCATCAGGCAGGCCGCGACGATGTCGTCTTCCAGATCGATCTTCAGCGCACCTTCCTTGGTGATGATGAGCTTGAGGAAGTCGAGCAGGTTGCGCGCATACAGCGCGCTCGCATCGGCCGCCACCAGCGCCGCAATGTTGGTCTGGCCCATCAGCGTCACGCCGTACTTGATCACGGTCTTGTCCGCCTCGGTCAGCGGGCAGTTGCCGCCTTGCGCGGCGGCCAGATCGACGATCACGCTGCCGGGCTTCATGGCCATGACCATCTCCTCGGTCACCAGCACGGGCGCCGCGCGGCCCGGAATCAGGGCGGTGGTGATGACCACGTCGGCCTGCGCCACGCGCTTGGCGACTTCGAGCTTTTGCCGCGCCATCCAGCTCGGCGGCATGGGCCTGGCGTAGCCGCCCACGCCGACGGCCGCTTCGCGCTCCTCGTCGGTCTCGTAAGGCACGTCGATGAACTTGCCGCCCAGCGACTCGACCTGCTCCTTGACGCTGGGGCGCACGTCGCTGGCCTCAATCACTGCGCCCAGGCGCTTGGCCGTGGCAATCGCCTGCAGACCGGCCACGCCCACGCCCAAAATGACCACGCGGGCGGCCTTGACGGTGCCGGCGGCGGTCATCAGCATCGGAAAGAAGCGCTGGTACGCGTCGGCGGCCATCATGACGGCCTTGTAGCCGGCGATGTTGGCTTGACTCGACAGCACGTCCATGCTCTGCGCGCGGCTGGTGCGCGGCGCCGCTTCGAGCGAAAAGGAAGTCAGCTGGGCCGCGGCCAGGCGCTGCAGCCCGGCGGGATCGAAAGGATTGAGCATGCCGACCATCACGCTGCCCGGCCTGGCAAGCGCCATCTCGCTGTCCAGCGGGCAGCGCACCTTGAGCACGATGTCGGCGGCGTAAGCGCCCGCCGCATCGGTGATCTCGGCGCCGACGGCGCGGTAAGCCTCGTCGGGCACGCTGGCGGCCACGCCGGCGCCCGACTGGACGCGAATCGTGTGGCCCTGGGCCTTGAGTTTTTTCGCCGTCTCGGGCGTGATGGCAACGCGTGTCTCGCCGGCCGTGATTTCGGCGGGTATCCCAATCAGCATGGGTCTCTCCTCAATGTTTTCGTTTTCTTGGAGTCCCGGAGTGATCCAGGACGGAACATTTAGCTGTCGCACAGCTTACATGAGTTTTTTTGCAATTAAGGGGGGCATGACAGACTATCGCGCCTGAACAAGGCACGTTGGCGACCCATTCCCCATAAAAAAAGCCCCATCAATCTGTAACAGACGAATGGGGCCAGCAAGAAAAATGCCAGTGGCTGCGGCTTGGCCGCATTGCGTTGTGGCGAGCGGATTATTTCGCTGTCGGCATCACGAACTCGGCGCCTTTGCCAATGCTTTCTGGCCAGCGCTGCATGATGGATTTTTGCTTGGTGTAAAAGCGCACGCCTTCTTCGCCGTAGGCATGCATGTCGCCGAACAGGCTCTTCTTCCAGCCGCCAAAGCCGTGCCAGGCCATGGGCACCGGAATCGGCACGTTGATGCCGACCATGCCGACCTGGATGCGGCGGCTGAATTCGCGTGCCACATGGCCATCGCGGGTGAAGCAGCTCACGCCGTTGCCAAACTCATGGGCGTTGATCAATTCGACCGCTTCGGCCAAATCGTTCACCCGCACGCAGCCGAGCACCGGGCCGAAGATTTCTTCCTTGTAGATGCGCATGTCGGGCGTGACATGGTCGAACAGCGTGCCGCCCATCCAGAAGCCCTGCTCGCAGCCTTCGCCCGCATGGGCGCCGGTGAAGCTGCGGCCATCGACCAGCAGTTCAGCGCCCTCTTCCACGCCCAGGTCGATGTAGCCGGTGATGCGCTGGTGCGCAATGCCGGTGACGATCGGACCCATTTCCGCATCCAGGTTCACGCCGTTCTTGATCACCAGTGTTTCGGCCCTGGCCTTGAGCATCGGAATGAGCTTTTCGGCCACATCGCCGACCAGCACCGCCACTGAAATCGCCATGCAGCGCTCGCCGGCCGAGCCGTAGCCCGCGCCGATCAGCGCATCGACCGCCTGCTCCAGGTCGGCGTCGGGCATGACCACCATGTGGTTCTTGGCGCCGCCCAGCGCCTGCACGCGCTTGCCGTGATGCGCGCCGGTTTCATAGATGTAGTTGGCAATCGGTGTCGAGCCGACAAAGGACACGGCCTTCACATCCGGATGCACCAGCAGCGCATCGACCGCTTCCTTGTCGCCCTGCACGACGTTGAACACGCCGTCGGGCAAACCGGCCTGTTTGAGCAAATCGGCCATGAAGAGGCTGGCGCTCGGGTCAATCGGGCTGGGTTTCAAAACGAAACAGTTGCCAGCGGCAATCGCCACCGGGAACATCCACATCGGCACCATCACCGGAAAGTTGAACGGCGTGATGCCGGCCACCACGCCCAGCGGCTGGCGCAGCGTCCAGTTGTCGATGCCGGTGCTCACCTGGTCGGTGAAATCGCCCTTGAGCAGTTGCGGAATCCCGCAGGCAAATTCGACGATGTCGATGCCGCGCGAGACTTCACCCTGCGCATCGGTGAACACCTTGCCGTGCTCGGCGGTGATCAGGTGGGCCAGCTTGTCCTTGTTCTGGTTGAGCAGCTCCAGGAACTTGAACATGACGCGGGCGCGGCGAATCGGCGGGATGTCGGACCAGGCCGGAAAGGCGGCCTGCGCGCTGGCAACGGCGGCATCCACATCGGCTGCGCTGCCCAGCGCCACATGGCTAGAGACCGCGCCGGTGGCCGGATTGAACACCTCCTGGCTGCGCCCGGCGGCCGGCGTGACGGCGCTGCCGTTCAGGTAGTGGCCAATGGTGATCTGGGGAGCGACTTCGGCGGGCGATGAGAACATGGCAATCCTTGGGTGAACAAACGAATCAGCGAAGTCTAGGGTTTTGCGCCCGGTTTGATAAGACCCCGTGGATTGATTACATTGTTCAGATTCCTGAACAATGATGGCCTGAAATGTCCTCTGACCAGCTGGCCCCGCTCGTGGCCGATCTTCACCTGCTGACCGTGCTGGCGGCGACCCGCAGCTTCACCGAAACCGCCCGCCGGCTGGGTGTTTCCAAGGCATCGGCCAGCATGCGCATCAGCGAGCTGGAACGCAGCGCCGGGGTTTTGCTGGTGCGCCGCACGACGCGCTCGGTGGGCCTGACCGAAGCCGGGCAGCAACTGGTCAACGACATGCAGCCGGCGTTCCGGCGCATCAGCGAAAGCTACAGCGCGGCCTGCGACCTGGCGGGCACGCCGCGCGGGCTGATCCGGCTGACGGCGCCGGTCGCGCTGGGGCGCCAGCACCTGGCGCCGTGCATGGCCGCGTTCTTGCAGCAATTCCCCGACATTCACATCGAGCTGGAGCTGACCGACCGCTTCATCAATCTGGCCAACGAGGGGTTTGACCTGGCGATCCGGCACACCAACGCGCCGCCCGAAACCCATGTGGCCTGGGTGCTGTGCGAAACCCGTTCGCAGCTGGTGGCCAGCCCGCAGTACCTGGCGCGGCGCGGCACGCCCGCGCATCCGTCCGAACTGACCGCGCACGACTGCCTGCTCTACCTGCGGGACAGCCATGCCGGCAGCTGGACCTTTGCGCGTCCGGCGGGGCTGCCCGGCAAGCGCAAACCGGCCGATGGCGCCGTCGAGCGCGTGGGCGTGCATGTCGCGGGCTCGCTCAAGGCCAACAACAGCGAAGTGCTGCGCGAGGCCCTGCTGGCCGGCCTGGGCATCGGCCTGCTGCCTGATTTCAGCATGCCGCCCGCAGCCGATGGCAATGGAGCAGCTCCTCTGGTCCAGGTCTTGCCCGACTGGCAGGTCCAGGGCTTTTTCGGCGAGCGCATTTATGCCCTGCGGCCGTGGTCGGCGCAGGTGCCCAAGGCGGTCCAGTGCCTGGTCGAGCATTTGCGCCAGAGTTTTGCCAACGGTTTTCCGGCTGGGCTGAAAAACCTGTCGGCGCAATAAGTCTGCTGTCAAAAATGACCCGGATAATCTCGCGCATGAATACACGATGGAAACCCAATGTCACGGTGGCGGCCGTCATTGAACGGGATTTCGACGGCGTCCAGAAGTTTTTGCTGGTCGAGGAAGAAACCCGCGACGGCTTGAGGTTCAACAACCCGGCGGGCCATCTGGACCCCGGCGAAAGTCCGCTGCAGGCCTGCGTGCGCGAGACGCTGGAAGAAACCGCTTTTCATTTCACGCCAACCGCGCTGGTGGGCGTTTACCTGTCGCGCTTCGAGCGCTCCCAGCCCGGGCAGGACGAGCCGCTGGACATCACCTACCTGCGCTTTACCTTTTGCGGCGAGCTGGGTGCGCATGTGGCCGGCCAGCAGCTGGACAAGGGCATCGTGCGCGCCCTCTGGCTGACCGCCGATGAAATCAGGGCCAGCGCGCCCATGCACCGCAGCCCGCTGCTGCTGACCAGCCTGGAAGACTACCTGGCCGGGCGACGTTTTCCACTCGACGTGATCACCACGGACCCCTCAATTTTGCTACAAAAATAATAGCTGCTAGCGCTTATGGGACAAGCGCAAATGGCATATTTCATCATATTTTCATGGCCAGGGCTGCTTGAAGGATCGCTCCAGCACGCCCGGCGACAGGCCTTGAGCGCCAGCGTCAAGCACGGCCGGCGTCCAGCCCGGACCCTGCCAGCGCCTGGCCAACTCATGAAGTGCATCGCCCCTGTGCCTGTGCCTTGATTGCTGCAAGCAACGCATCAATGCCTTCAAAAGATGCAATTTACAACGCGGCCGCCTTTGCCAAGAATACCCGTCATCACCGCCCGTGCAAGCGCCCACCCACGCGGCCATGCAACAGGCAGCCCCTTCACATGAAGCGACGGCGGGAGCACCAGCAACCCGCGACGCACAGGAAACCCGATGCCGACACTGATCACCGCTTGCTACCGACCCAAAGGCTCGCCATGCTGAACCGCAAGATACCCTGCGTGCTGATGCGCGCCGGCACCTCGCGCGGCCCGTTTTTTTTGCGCGAATGGCTGCCCGAGGGCGACGAAGCCCGCGACCAGGCGCTGATCGGCGCCATCGGCGCGTCCGATCCGCTGCAGCTCGACGGCCTGGGCGGCGGCAGCACGCTCAACAGCAAGGTGGCCATCGTGTCGCGCTCCAGCCAGCCCGGCTGCGACCTGGACTATCTGTTTGCGCAAGTGGGCGTTGGCCACCAGTCGGTGGACACCCGGCCCAACTGCGGCAACATGCTGTCCGGCGTCGCACCGTTCGCGATTGAGCAAGGCTTGATCCCGGCGCAGGAGGGCCACACCACGGCACGGATTTACAACGTCAACACCGGCGCTCGTATCGACGTGACCGTCTGCACGCCCGGCGGCCGCGTCACTTACGAGGGCGATGCCCGGATTGACGGCGTGGCCGGCACCGCCGCGCCGATTCTGCTGAACTTCCTCGATGCCTGGGGCGCCATCACCGGCCAACTGTTCCCGACCGGGCAGCGCATTGACGTGATCGACGGGCTGGAGTTGACCTGCATCGACGCGGCCATGCCGCTGATGATCCTGCGCGCCAGCGACCTGGGCCTGACGGGCCGCGAGCGGCCGGCGGAACTCGATGCCGACACGGCGCTCCTGGCGCGCATCGAAGCGCTGCGCCTGGTGGCCGGCGCCCGCATGGGCCTGGGCGATGT
This DNA window, taken from Polaromonas hydrogenivorans, encodes the following:
- a CDS encoding NAD(P) transhydrogenase subunit alpha, which gives rise to MDPVSHTIINLIIFVLAIYVGYHVVWTVTPALHTPLMAVTNAISAIVIVGAMLAAALTETTLGRTMGVLAVALAAVNVFGGFLVTRRMLEMFRKKEKKAPAVAALDAGAAK
- a CDS encoding long-chain-fatty-acid--CoA ligase — its product is MNAEVADRPWLKAYPAGVPADIDASQYPSLVALMEESFKKYRDRVAYSFMGKDITFGQTDSLSVAFGAYLQGLGLAKGDRVAIMMPNVPQYPVAVAAILRAGYVVVNVNPLYTPRELEHQLKDSGAKAIVIVENFACTLEQCLANTPVRHIVLCAMGDQLGLLKGMLVNYVVRSVKKMVPPFNLPGAVPFNDALAQGARGALKRPAIEPDDIAVLQYTGGTTGVSKGAVLLHRNVIANVLQSEAWNGPAMASLPAGEQPTYVCALPLYHIFAFTVNMMLGMRTGGKNILIPNPRDLPAVLKELSKHKVNSFPAVNTLFNGLANHPDFNTVDWSHLKISLGGGMAVQSAVAKLWLQKTGCPICEGYGLSETSPSASCNPTNSKAFTGTIGVPIPGTYFKLLDDDGHEVPPGQPGEIAIKGPQVMAGYWQRPDETDKVMTPDGYFKSGDVGIMDENGFFKIIDRKKDMVLVSGFNVYPNEIEDVVAKLDGVMECACVGVLDEKSGEAVKLVIVKKNPDLTEAQVRAYCKENLTGYKQPKVVEFRTELPKTPVGKILRRELRDKR
- a CDS encoding LysR family transcriptional regulator — its product is MSSDQLAPLVADLHLLTVLAATRSFTETARRLGVSKASASMRISELERSAGVLLVRRTTRSVGLTEAGQQLVNDMQPAFRRISESYSAACDLAGTPRGLIRLTAPVALGRQHLAPCMAAFLQQFPDIHIELELTDRFINLANEGFDLAIRHTNAPPETHVAWVLCETRSQLVASPQYLARRGTPAHPSELTAHDCLLYLRDSHAGSWTFARPAGLPGKRKPADGAVERVGVHVAGSLKANNSEVLREALLAGLGIGLLPDFSMPPAADGNGAAPLVQVLPDWQVQGFFGERIYALRPWSAQVPKAVQCLVEHLRQSFANGFPAGLKNLSAQ
- a CDS encoding CoA-acylating methylmalonate-semialdehyde dehydrogenase, with the protein product MFSSPAEVAPQITIGHYLNGSAVTPAAGRSQEVFNPATGAVSSHVALGSAADVDAAVASAQAAFPAWSDIPPIRRARVMFKFLELLNQNKDKLAHLITAEHGKVFTDAQGEVSRGIDIVEFACGIPQLLKGDFTDQVSTGIDNWTLRQPLGVVAGITPFNFPVMVPMWMFPVAIAAGNCFVLKPSPIDPSASLFMADLLKQAGLPDGVFNVVQGDKEAVDALLVHPDVKAVSFVGSTPIANYIYETGAHHGKRVQALGGAKNHMVVMPDADLEQAVDALIGAGYGSAGERCMAISVAVLVGDVAEKLIPMLKARAETLVIKNGVNLDAEMGPIVTGIAHQRITGYIDLGVEEGAELLVDGRSFTGAHAGEGCEQGFWMGGTLFDHVTPDMRIYKEEIFGPVLGCVRVNDLAEAVELINAHEFGNGVSCFTRDGHVAREFSRRIQVGMVGINVPIPVPMAWHGFGGWKKSLFGDMHAYGEEGVRFYTKQKSIMQRWPESIGKGAEFVMPTAK
- the corA gene encoding magnesium/cobalt transporter CorA, translated to MLNIFTLANGRLFQEEIESLEELSRFQPIWVDLESPTLEEKRWIKQYYGLSIPEDAMDEDIEESARFYEEDNGELHIRSDFLIADEDEPRTVRVAFILNLVNDDLKSKGVLFSIHDEDVPVFRLLRMRARRAPGLIEDAKEVLLKLFDADAEYSADTLEGIYIDLEKVSTKVLSGDVTDVMAGEVLGAIARHEDLSGRIRRNVMDTRRAVSFMMRSKMLNAEQFEEARQILRDIDSLDSHTAFLFDKINFLMDATVGFININQNKIIKIFSVASVALLPPTLIASVYGMNFKLMPELDWTLGYPYALALMIASAVVPMWYFRKRGWLQ
- a CDS encoding Re/Si-specific NAD(P)(+) transhydrogenase subunit alpha, with the protein product MLIGIPAEITAGETRVAITPETAKKLKAQGHTIRVQSGAGVAASVPDEAYRAVGAEITDAAGAYAADIVLKVRCPLDSEMALARPGSVMVGMLNPFDPAGLQRLAAAQLTSFSLEAAPRTSRAQSMDVLSSQANIAGYKAVMMAADAYQRFFPMLMTAAGTVKAARVVILGVGVAGLQAIATAKRLGAVIEASDVRPSVKEQVESLGGKFIDVPYETDEEREAAVGVGGYARPMPPSWMARQKLEVAKRVAQADVVITTALIPGRAAPVLVTEEMVMAMKPGSVIVDLAAAQGGNCPLTEADKTVIKYGVTLMGQTNIAALVAADASALYARNLLDFLKLIITKEGALKIDLEDDIVAACLMTQGGEVKRK
- a CDS encoding NUDIX hydrolase — encoded protein: MNTRWKPNVTVAAVIERDFDGVQKFLLVEEETRDGLRFNNPAGHLDPGESPLQACVRETLEETAFHFTPTALVGVYLSRFERSQPGQDEPLDITYLRFTFCGELGAHVAGQQLDKGIVRALWLTADEIRASAPMHRSPLLLTSLEDYLAGRRFPLDVITTDPSILLQK
- a CDS encoding NAD(P)(+) transhydrogenase (Re/Si-specific) subunit beta, producing the protein MSMNIVTLLYLVASVFFIQALKGLSHPTTSLRGNLFGMVGMAIAILTTGALIVETAGSNAGGMVYVLGALLVGGAAGTMMARRVEMTKMPELVAFMHSMIGLAAVFIAVAAVAEPYAFGIVAKGEPIPAGNRLELFLGAAIGAITFSGSVIAFGKLSGKYKFRLFQGAPVSFPGQHKINLVLGLLTLGLGVAFMLTGSWTAFFAMLALSFVMGVLIIIPIGGADMPVVVSMLNSYSGWAAAGIGFSLNNSMLIIAGSLVGSSGAILSYIMCKAMNRSFFNVIGGGFGGEATTAATGSKEQRPVKSGSADDAAYILSNAETVIIVPGYGLAVARAQHAVNELAEKLIHKGVNVKYAIHPVAGRMPGHMNVLLAEAEVPYDLVHEMEDINGEFGQADVAIILGANDVVNPAALVKGSAIYGMPILEAYKAKTVIVNKRSMAAGYAGLDNELFYMDKTMMVFGDAKKVIEDLGKAIE
- a CDS encoding 5'-methylthioadenosine/adenosylhomocysteine nucleosidase, with product MPLTSDLFAPPIAILSALPQEQRGLIELLHKPRKVHHASREFWLGGLHGQPVVLALSRIGKVAAATTTTALIERFGVRRIVFTGVAGGLGEGVKVGDVVVATDFVQHDLDASPLFPRYEVPLYGKTRFHCDAALSALLFEASSKALAHESLATHGFHDACVHQGLIASGDRFVSSAEESRSLHDLLAGAGHAVLAVEMEGAAVAQVCMDYGVPFAVMRTISDRADDSAHVDFPSFVEAVASRYAHLIIENLLNLLSKK